Proteins encoded together in one Anoxybacillus flavithermus window:
- a CDS encoding patatin-like phospholipase family protein encodes MEIDGVFSGGGVKGFALIGAYEAIEEKGFRFKRLAGTSAGALIASFIAAGFTSKEIVDMMEEMNLMDFLDERHTIIPYAWLKWLVLYWKMGLYKGEKLERWIAEQLSKKGVYTFADLPHERLRVVASDLTNGTMLILPDDLPKYGIDPLRFSVAKAVRMSVGIPYFFEPVRLKTDEGKHIVVDGGLLSNFPIFLFDEERKKRPVLGIKLSARQSQKAKKKINNAIDLYEALFQTMREAHDERYISRRHEKNIVFLPVKHVIATDFSVTDEEKKKLISFGKERTEQFLKMWTY; translated from the coding sequence ATGGAGATTGACGGTGTGTTTTCCGGTGGTGGCGTCAAAGGTTTTGCGCTAATTGGAGCATATGAAGCGATTGAGGAAAAAGGTTTTCGCTTTAAACGGCTTGCTGGTACGAGCGCAGGAGCGCTCATTGCTTCGTTTATTGCAGCGGGATTTACAAGCAAGGAAATCGTGGACATGATGGAAGAGATGAATTTAATGGACTTTCTCGATGAGCGACATACAATCATTCCGTATGCATGGTTAAAATGGCTCGTCCTTTATTGGAAAATGGGGTTATATAAAGGAGAAAAGCTTGAACGATGGATCGCCGAGCAGTTAAGTAAAAAAGGCGTGTACACGTTTGCTGATTTGCCACATGAACGATTGCGCGTCGTCGCTTCCGATTTAACGAATGGGACAATGCTTATTTTGCCAGATGACTTGCCGAAATATGGCATTGATCCTCTCCGCTTTTCCGTCGCAAAAGCAGTAAGAATGAGTGTCGGTATTCCTTATTTTTTTGAGCCTGTGCGGTTAAAGACGGACGAAGGGAAGCATATTGTCGTTGATGGTGGCTTACTAAGCAATTTTCCGATTTTTTTGTTTGATGAAGAACGGAAAAAACGACCTGTTCTAGGCATCAAATTAAGCGCAAGACAATCGCAAAAAGCCAAAAAGAAAATTAATAATGCCATTGATTTGTATGAAGCGTTGTTTCAAACGATGCGCGAGGCGCACGATGAACGGTACATTTCACGTCGCCATGAAAAAAACATCGTTTTCCTTCCTGTCAAACATGTCATTGCCACCGATTTCTCAGTGACGGACGAAGAAAAAAAGAAGCTTATTTCGTTTGGAAAAGAGCGGACAGAACAATTTTTAAAAATGTGGACGTATTAA
- the mntR gene encoding transcriptional regulator MntR encodes MPTPSMEDYIEQIYILIEEKGYARVSDIAEALSVHPSSVTKMVQKLDKDEYLVYEKYRGLVLTPKGKKIGKRLVYRHELLEQFMRLIGVDEENIYRDVEGIEHHLSWNAIDRIGDLVQYFEEDRSRLEALRNIQRQNEQEQA; translated from the coding sequence ATGCCAACACCAAGCATGGAAGATTATATTGAGCAAATTTATATATTGATTGAAGAAAAAGGATATGCCCGTGTATCAGATATTGCCGAGGCATTGTCCGTTCATCCCTCCTCTGTGACGAAAATGGTGCAAAAACTCGATAAAGACGAATATTTAGTATACGAAAAGTACCGTGGACTTGTCCTTACACCAAAGGGCAAAAAAATCGGCAAGCGGCTCGTGTATCGCCATGAGCTACTGGAACAATTTATGCGTCTCATTGGTGTAGATGAAGAAAATATTTATCGTGATGTTGAGGGAATCGAACATCATTTAAGCTGGAATGCGATTGATCGCATTGGCGATTTAGTACAATATTTTGAAGAAGATCGGTCACGTCTTGAAGCGCTTCGCAACATTCAAAGACAGAACGAGCAAGAACAGGCATAA